A stretch of the Aphanothece sacrum FPU1 genome encodes the following:
- a CDS encoding HdeA/HdeB family chaperone has protein sequence MKLINKFFWVVALSILVTELSVKPTYAQEDTQNTNVDLSKISCREVLKMPGEDKQFTFVFFHGLITGKNKQMTIDRIALREASDKITDYCIENPKASLMSGFEKYR, from the coding sequence ATGAAATTAATCAACAAATTTTTCTGGGTTGTTGCTCTTAGTATTTTAGTTACAGAACTTTCAGTTAAGCCTACTTATGCTCAAGAAGATACTCAAAATACTAATGTTGATTTAAGTAAAATTAGCTGTCGAGAAGTTTTAAAAATGCCAGGAGAAGATAAACAATTTACTTTTGTTTTTTTTCACGGATTAATAACTGGTAAAAACAAACAAATGACCATAGATAGAATTGCTTTAAGAGAAGCCAGTGATAAAATTACTGATTATTGTATTGAGAATCCCAAGGCATCCTTAATGAGTGGCTTTGAAAAATATCGTTAA
- a CDS encoding dienelactone hydrolase family protein gives MTVTTIETQWVQVKNGNLDIDAYVAKPSQEGEFPGIIVIQEIFGVNEHIRDVTERIAKEGYVAIAPAIYQRLAPGFEAGYTPEDIKIGKQYKNQTKASELLSDIQTTINYLYTLPNVKKGGVGSIGFCFGGHVTYLAATLDDIAITASFYGAGITNSTPGDGEPTINCTANIKGSIYTFFGDKDTSIPPQQVDQIETALQKYNISHQVFRYQEADHGFFCDQRGSYHAPSAQDAWNRVLELFISLR, from the coding sequence ATGACAGTTACAACAATTGAAACCCAATGGGTTCAAGTCAAAAACGGGAATTTAGACATTGATGCTTATGTGGCTAAACCCTCACAAGAAGGCGAATTTCCCGGAATTATCGTTATTCAAGAAATTTTTGGAGTTAATGAACATATCCGAGATGTAACCGAACGAATAGCTAAAGAGGGATATGTAGCGATCGCGCCGGCCATTTATCAAAGGTTAGCCCCTGGGTTTGAAGCGGGTTACACTCCTGAAGATATTAAGATCGGTAAACAGTACAAAAATCAAACCAAAGCATCAGAACTTCTCAGTGATATTCAAACCACCATTAACTATCTTTATACCTTGCCAAATGTCAAAAAAGGGGGTGTAGGTTCTATTGGCTTTTGTTTTGGGGGTCATGTTACCTATTTAGCCGCCACCCTCGATGATATAGCAATAACCGCCTCATTTTATGGGGCAGGGATTACTAATTCTACACCTGGAGACGGAGAACCAACAATTAATTGCACTGCCAATATTAAAGGAAGCATTTACACTTTTTTTGGCGATAAAGATACCAGTATTCCCCCACAACAAGTCGATCAAATAGAAACTGCTTTACAAAAGTACAACATTTCTCATCAGGTTTTTCGGTATCAAGAGGCAGATCACGGCTTTTTCTGTGATCAACGAGGAAGTTATCATGCACCCTCAGCGCAAGATGCTTGGAACCGTGTGTTAGAGTTATTTATCAGTCTAAGATAG
- a CDS encoding S1 RNA-binding domain-containing protein produces the protein MKSDSSNPKASKISFSMDDFAQALNKHDYNFEKGQVIRGKIVQHTSDGAYVDIGGKSTGFVPVTEATLKSVTNLADVLPVNEEFDFLITSDQNAEGQVNLSRRQLQLQKAWENIAEMSESGQSVQMRVTAINKGGVIGEVEGLRGFIPRSHLVERDDVDSLVGQLLTATFLEVNQENKKLVLSQKRARMASEMGKLTPGTLIAGKVAKIQPYGVFIDLNGVTGLLHITQVSGVRIDALTTVFKIGQEIQVMILTLDEFKGRISLSTKILESYPGEILEKFDEMMATASARVEQAREKMEKEVE, from the coding sequence ATGAAATCAGACTCTAGTAACCCCAAAGCATCCAAAATTTCCTTCTCAATGGATGACTTTGCTCAAGCCCTCAACAAACACGATTATAACTTTGAAAAAGGACAAGTTATTCGTGGCAAAATTGTTCAGCACACATCTGACGGTGCTTATGTAGACATTGGAGGTAAGTCCACAGGATTTGTTCCCGTCACAGAGGCAACTCTCAAATCCGTCACTAATTTAGCTGATGTTCTCCCTGTCAATGAAGAATTTGATTTTTTAATTACCAGTGACCAAAATGCTGAGGGTCAGGTTAACTTATCCCGTCGTCAACTGCAACTGCAAAAAGCTTGGGAAAATATCGCTGAAATGTCAGAAAGTGGCCAATCTGTCCAAATGCGGGTAACGGCTATTAATAAAGGGGGTGTCATTGGGGAAGTGGAAGGGTTACGGGGTTTCATTCCGCGATCGCATCTAGTCGAAAGAGATGATGTAGATTCATTAGTAGGTCAATTATTAACCGCTACTTTCTTAGAAGTTAATCAAGAAAATAAAAAGTTGGTTCTCTCGCAAAAACGGGCGAGAATGGCTTCGGAAATGGGTAAATTAACCCCCGGAACCTTGATTGCGGGTAAAGTAGCTAAAATCCAACCTTACGGGGTATTTATTGATTTAAACGGGGTTACGGGTTTACTGCATATTACTCAAGTCAGTGGGGTAAGAATTGATGCTTTAACGACGGTATTTAAGATAGGGCAAGAAATTCAAGTAATGATTCTCACCCTAGATGAATTTAAAGGTCGTATTTCTTTGTCTACTAAAATTCTGGAAAGTTACCCAGGTGAAATTCTGGAAAAATTTGATGAAATGATGGCCACTGCTTCGGCTAGAGTGGAACAGGCTAGGGAGAAAATGGAAAAAGAAGTTGAATAA
- a CDS encoding SDR family NAD(P)-dependent oxidoreductase, with protein MFPVYPDLKNKHVLITGGSNGIGEALTRTFAQQASEVTILDLDKDKGLKIAKDCENLNCKVNVYSVDLTNTSELTKTLNLIKQETPIVDVLINNAGYDPRYPLLEMSEEEWNHLFQLNVVHYFITCRELLPDMIKAGGGSIIMTSSHVFWIAKPDMIAYNTTKAAVIGLVRSLATAAGKHHIRVNAVAPGWIMTERQLEQWVTPEAKQKTINELQSIPLELTPDELMGTYLFLASESSRAITRQTIVVDGGYAQS; from the coding sequence ATGTTTCCTGTCTATCCAGATTTAAAGAATAAGCATGTGTTAATCACGGGAGGAAGTAATGGTATTGGAGAAGCTTTGACCCGTACTTTTGCTCAACAAGCATCAGAAGTGACTATCCTTGATTTAGATAAAGATAAGGGATTAAAAATAGCAAAAGATTGTGAAAATTTGAACTGTAAAGTTAATGTCTATTCCGTAGATTTAACTAATACTTCAGAACTGACAAAGACCTTAAATTTAATCAAACAAGAAACTCCCATTGTTGATGTTTTAATTAATAATGCAGGGTATGATCCAAGATATCCTTTATTAGAGATGTCTGAAGAAGAATGGAATCATTTATTTCAATTAAATGTTGTCCATTATTTTATTACTTGTCGTGAACTTTTACCTGATATGATTAAAGCCGGTGGTGGTAGTATTATTATGACAAGTTCTCATGTTTTTTGGATTGCTAAACCCGATATGATCGCCTATAACACTACAAAAGCAGCAGTCATTGGTTTAGTTCGTAGTTTAGCAACAGCAGCAGGAAAACATCATATTCGTGTTAATGCAGTTGCTCCTGGTTGGATTATGACAGAAAGACAATTAGAACAATGGGTGACACCAGAAGCTAAGCAGAAAACTATCAATGAATTACAATCAATTCCTCTTGAACTTACCCCTGATGAATTGATGGGAACTTATCTATTTTTAGCCTCAGAAAGTTCTCGCGCAATTACTCGTCAAACGATTGTAGTAGATGGTGGATATGCTCAAAGTTAA